A single window of Candidatus Flexicrinis affinis DNA harbors:
- a CDS encoding RHS repeat-associated core domain-containing protein, with product MVRTSAALNGTPISYAYNTRNQLTSDGTHTFSYDKNGNRISDGTLSMVWDRAGRMLSHDGHSYACDGEGRRITQTAAGSTTRYVLDVQRGLPAVIGAKTGSNVTHYMHGPLGMFAQRNPDGSWDWMLHDGLRSVRGVFDGTLQSAAEYDPFGEPIVAPAGTAYGFTGELTDGNGLVYLRARYLAPSLGTFASRDPWRGSASAPRTWNGYAWVEGNVVNRVDPGGMAACSPNQQSGSSGVADVRELQREVHKPKRAGRPSALSCGPNKTINIDGGCEDAGGGQASAGNPGSGSWGGGWSSIIATIDLQAILIALGLAPVLAEALERLFSGVNDVIAQLSEAGVAIPLPNVGGQAGTAPQASATTIPDTDEQDRSYPITRDVPDQPDCHPIVWPAPIWKSLGINDEGVFDSTHDRPGPVLERRTRQRDTDVTKAYRQKNSVAIGETRGQIHHKWPLYLYGPDEPSNLVFLPLAEHTAWHAELRRQGVTGNMYYDPPGTKYCVVHHN from the coding sequence ATGGTGCGGACCAGCGCGGCGCTCAACGGCACACCGATCAGCTACGCCTACAACACCCGCAACCAGCTCACGAGCGACGGGACGCACACGTTCAGCTACGACAAGAACGGCAACCGGATCAGCGACGGAACGCTGAGCATGGTCTGGGACCGGGCGGGCCGGATGCTCTCGCACGACGGGCACAGCTACGCCTGCGACGGCGAGGGCCGGCGCATCACGCAGACCGCCGCCGGATCGACGACGCGGTACGTGCTGGACGTGCAGCGCGGGCTGCCGGCGGTGATCGGGGCGAAGACAGGCTCCAATGTGACGCACTACATGCACGGACCGCTGGGGATGTTCGCCCAGCGCAACCCGGACGGGTCGTGGGACTGGATGCTGCACGACGGCTTGAGGAGCGTGCGCGGCGTGTTCGACGGGACGCTGCAGAGTGCGGCGGAGTACGATCCGTTCGGCGAGCCGATTGTGGCGCCGGCCGGGACCGCGTATGGCTTCACCGGCGAGCTGACCGACGGCAACGGGCTGGTGTACCTGCGTGCGCGGTATCTGGCGCCTTCGCTCGGCACGTTCGCCTCGCGCGATCCGTGGCGGGGGAGCGCGTCCGCGCCGCGGACGTGGAACGGCTACGCGTGGGTCGAGGGGAACGTGGTCAACCGGGTCGATCCGGGTGGGATGGCGGCATGTAGTCCGAATCAGCAGAGCGGTTCTTCGGGGGTCGCTGACGTACGTGAGCTACAACGAGAAGTGCACAAGCCCAAGCGAGCCGGTCGTCCATCGGCTCTGTCGTGTGGACCGAACAAGACGATTAACATCGACGGCGGCTGTGAGGACGCCGGAGGCGGGCAGGCAAGCGCGGGAAACCCCGGTAGTGGTAGCTGGGGCGGAGGCTGGAGCAGTATCATCGCTACCATAGACCTACAAGCGATCCTGATCGCTCTCGGCCTTGCGCCGGTATTGGCCGAAGCGCTAGAGCGGCTCTTCAGTGGCGTGAATGACGTGATAGCCCAACTCTCCGAGGCAGGTGTAGCGATCCCGCTACCGAACGTCGGCGGTCAGGCTGGCACAGCCCCACAAGCCAGTGCAACAACCATTCCCGATACGGACGAGCAGGATCGCAGCTACCCGATAACTCGCGATGTTCCTGATCAGCCCGATTGCCATCCAATAGTCTGGCCGGCACCGATCTGGAAGTCACTGGGAATCAATGACGAAGGGGTGTTCGATTCAACTCACGATCGTCCTGGCCCAGTGCTAGAACGGCGTACGCGACAGCGCGATACGGACGTGACGAAAGCCTACCGACAGAAGAACAGTGTGGCAATTGGCGAAACTAGGGGACAAATCCATCATAAATGGCCTTTGTACCTCTATGGCCCAGATGAACCGTCAAACTTGGTGTTCTTACCGCTGGCCGAGCATACTGCGTGGCATGCCGAACTACGTAGACAAGGAGTCACGGGAAACATGTATTACGATCCACCAGGGACCAAGTACTGTGTCGTACATCACAACTAG
- a CDS encoding RHS repeat-associated core domain-containing protein, producing MDDELFTTEMAYDPAGRVTTIHHHHDVSGVPQTLARFDYTVDARGNRTQAVEQRQPSGGGTLQPQTHVYTYDGVERVTGATTYPNATPTGTPIRTFAYGYDLAGNRTSAALNGTPTSYAYNNRNQLTSDGTHTFSYDKNGNRISDGTLTTVWDRAGRMLSHDGHSYAYDGEGRRIAQTAGGSTTRYVLDVQRGLPAVIGAKAGSDVTHYMHGPLGMFAQRNPDASWDWMLHDGLGSVRGVFDGTLQSAAEYDPFGEPIVSPIGTAYGFTGEMTDGNGLVYLRARYLAPALGTFASRDPWRGSASAPRTWNGYAWVEGNVVNRVDPGGMQSITSTPTPTPTVSCSPTPQPALVSTPPVATSTPDPTLLTASTSQSTISPQAAPRPTLYTVAANQVRDQIAAGMAAPRPTYTPTPPASPTPLGPLIPTQTPTAPPSRGRGVWNTYGHFRNVIEQQASVQTPTTPPPSGQVVWNTYGQFRNVIEQQASLRVFMIGARLDASAMLLGVGVDVNLELHFVPHHFLPQYWGRRYVFATALSVGSQFSLGKTGIDTSVGPIVGSVDSASVGTDSENTQSIGGGNVSLPFLGPNLEIDVSGNEAGEVLYLGFGLRGGDAVPITVYANLSGTTSLDFPESREPYPDYLWSPPGLRLMPQR from the coding sequence GTGGATGACGAACTGTTCACCACCGAGATGGCGTACGACCCGGCGGGACGCGTGACGACGATCCACCACCACCACGACGTGTCCGGCGTGCCGCAGACCCTCGCTCGCTTCGACTACACGGTGGACGCGCGCGGCAACCGGACGCAGGCGGTCGAGCAGCGCCAGCCCAGCGGCGGCGGAACGCTCCAGCCGCAGACCCACGTCTACACCTACGACGGCGTCGAGCGCGTGACCGGCGCGACCACCTATCCCAACGCCACGCCGACCGGCACGCCGATCCGCACCTTCGCCTACGGCTACGATCTGGCCGGCAACCGGACCAGTGCGGCGCTCAACGGCACGCCGACGAGCTACGCCTACAACAACCGCAACCAGCTCACGAGCGACGGGACGCACACGTTCAGCTACGACAAGAACGGCAACCGGATCAGCGACGGCACCCTTACGACCGTCTGGGACCGGGCCGGCCGGATGCTGTCGCACGACGGGCACAGCTACGCCTACGACGGCGAGGGCCGGCGCATCGCGCAGACGGCCGGCGGATCGACCACGCGCTACGTGCTGGACGTGCAGCGCGGGCTGCCGGCGGTGATCGGGGCGAAGGCGGGGTCGGACGTGACCCACTACATGCACGGACCGCTGGGGATGTTCGCCCAACGCAACCCGGACGCGTCGTGGGACTGGATGCTGCACGACGGGTTGGGGAGTGTGCGCGGCGTGTTCGACGGGACGCTGCAGAGCGCGGCGGAGTACGATCCGTTTGGCGAGCCGATCGTGTCACCCATCGGCACCGCGTACGGCTTCACCGGCGAGATGACCGACGGCAACGGGCTGGTGTATCTGCGGGCACGTTACCTCGCCCCCGCACTTGGCACGTTCGCCTCGCGCGATCCGTGGCGGGGGAGCGCGTCCGCGCCGCGGACGTGGAACGGCTACGCGTGGGTCGAGGGGAATGTGGTCAACCGGGTCGATCCGGGTGGGATGCAGTCCATTACGTCGACTCCGACTCCGACACCCACTGTATCGTGTTCGCCAACGCCGCAGCCTGCGCTCGTGTCTACGCCACCTGTGGCAACATCCACGCCGGATCCGACGCTGCTTACTGCAAGCACCAGCCAGTCGACAATTTCTCCACAAGCAGCGCCGCGTCCCACGTTGTACACCGTTGCCGCAAATCAAGTACGCGACCAGATCGCGGCAGGCATGGCTGCCCCTCGACCGACATATACGCCAACTCCGCCTGCCAGTCCGACGCCGTTGGGGCCACTCATTCCTACACAGACGCCCACTGCACCTCCGTCACGTGGACGGGGTGTTTGGAACACATACGGGCATTTCCGTAACGTGATCGAGCAGCAAGCGAGCGTACAAACTCCTACTACACCTCCACCATCTGGACAGGTTGTTTGGAACACGTACGGACAGTTCCGCAACGTGATCGAGCAGCAGGCGAGCTTAAGGGTATTCATGATCGGTGCACGTTTGGATGCATCTGCAATGCTGCTTGGTGTAGGTGTTGACGTCAACTTGGAACTCCACTTCGTGCCCCACCACTTCTTGCCACAGTACTGGGGACGCAGATATGTGTTCGCAACAGCCCTGTCTGTTGGGTCGCAGTTCTCGTTGGGCAAGACAGGAATTGATACATCTGTAGGACCGATTGTCGGATCAGTTGATAGTGCGAGTGTTGGGACCGACAGCGAAAACACTCAGTCGATCGGGGGCGGGAACGTTAGTCTGCCGTTTTTGGGTCCCAACCTAGAGATCGATGTCTCTGGAAACGAAGCTGGCGAGGTGCTTTACCTTGGATTTGGCTTGCGTGGCGGTGACGCTGTACCGATCACTGTTTATGCCAATCTTTCAGGAACCACATCACTCGATTTTCCGGAATCTCGAGAACCCTACCCGGACTATCTGTGGTCGCCGCCGGGTCTACGCCTAATGCCGCAACGATAA
- a CDS encoding RHS repeat-associated core domain-containing protein has protein sequence MRGHSQSATEYDPFGEPIVAPAGTAYGFTGELTDGNGLVYLRARYLAPALGTFASRDPWRGTASAPRTWNGYAWVEGNVINRVDGSGMQSCFSSGGTSVSQQTSAPLTSTPYAPTTTSTPVYTPTYTSTPTDTATPTPTATATSTQIPTLYPTSTLTPTHTPSLVPSATSTPSNTPTPTPTIEPTSIEPVLTAVHPTIEAQRRVYASDAVMVLGFRGDLTFSLLGLGADSNVELLVAPDSLLSGNLLDLATNAAGIQFTRGIEAKVFPLGETGVGASAGVVVGFTRRGLLGKSGQSVVVGGGNVQVPFFGLGLEADVSLGSESSYLYIGGSVGARVHPSPLSLYVEVSETHSLNVVREALNLLPFPFNWVFSSVDALRKILGQ, from the coding sequence GTGAGGGGCCATTCGCAAAGCGCGACGGAGTACGATCCGTTTGGCGAGCCGATTGTGGCGCCGGCCGGGACCGCGTACGGCTTCACCGGCGAGCTGACCGACGGCAACGGGCTGGTGTATCTGCGCGCGCGGTATCTGGCCCCCGCCCTCGGCACGTTCGCCAGTCGCGATCCGTGGCGAGGGACGGCGTCCGCGCCGCGGACGTGGAACGGATACGCGTGGGTCGAGGGGAACGTGATCAACCGGGTGGACGGGAGTGGGATGCAGAGTTGCTTCAGTAGCGGCGGTACATCTGTGTCGCAGCAGACCTCCGCGCCCCTCACGTCGACACCCTATGCGCCGACCACCACGTCAACACCGGTCTATACGCCAACGTATACGTCTACTCCAACCGACACGGCCACACCGACTCCAACGGCGACGGCTACGAGTACGCAAATCCCAACTCTGTATCCCACATCCACGCTGACTCCCACCCATACACCGTCTCTAGTGCCGTCTGCGACATCCACACCAAGCAATACCCCTACCCCTACGCCCACAATCGAGCCGACGTCCATAGAACCCGTGCTTACCGCTGTCCATCCGACGATCGAGGCCCAGCGCCGCGTATATGCAAGCGACGCGGTCATGGTGCTTGGTTTCAGGGGCGACCTAACTTTCAGCTTGCTAGGACTAGGGGCAGATTCCAACGTGGAATTACTTGTGGCACCAGATTCGTTGCTGAGTGGAAACCTTCTGGACTTGGCTACTAACGCCGCCGGAATCCAGTTTACTCGAGGGATAGAAGCGAAAGTCTTTCCCTTAGGCGAAACTGGAGTAGGCGCATCGGCTGGAGTAGTCGTAGGGTTCACTAGACGCGGATTGTTGGGCAAGAGTGGTCAGTCCGTTGTCGTGGGTGGGGGAAATGTACAGGTTCCATTCTTTGGCCTCGGACTAGAAGCCGACGTGTCGCTCGGCTCCGAATCGTCGTATCTCTACATCGGCGGTTCGGTCGGTGCAAGAGTGCATCCTTCGCCGCTTTCTCTCTACGTTGAGGTTTCCGAAACGCACTCATTGAACGTAGTCAGAGAAGCTCTGAATTTGCTTCCTTTCCCGTTCAATTGGGTCTTTAGCAGTGTCGATGCGCTAAGGAAAATCCTTGGTCAGTGA
- a CDS encoding RHS repeat-associated core domain-containing protein has translation MFGSTGRGCNESATPIRTFAYDYDLAGNRTSAALNGTPTSYTYNNRNQLTSDGTHTFGYDKNGNRISDGTLSTVWDRAGRMLSHDGHGYAYDGEGRRIAQTAAGSTTRYVLDVQRGLPAVIGAKAGSDITHYMHGPLGMFAQRNPDSSWDWMLHDGLGSVRGVFDGTLQSAAEYDPFGEPIVAPIGTAYGFTGELTDGNGLVYLRARYLAPSLGTFASRDPWRGSASAPRTWNGYAWVEGNVVNRVDASGMAAGIAACESSAPLIEALKTTARSSTEYDGVSHYTRGIGLSATMPFPYSDDEDDKTPLFPLTTVETRTPEQMERDRKLCEKWANDIKRLLENLLRRISDMRLDRHNLWDIRLLDPPQNSRIINGKYVGTWKGHRDQAVGLKSGIETRIETFKNGPPHAPPCRDPDNHVSSTQSVLATIDIEAVIPDRVAQQEQSDQPQTPPDPIPFQQVPVDPLYIPCDAACQLARWLLLIGAAGGLAGGAILRVQ, from the coding sequence GTGTTTGGCAGTACTGGCCGAGGGTGCAATGAGAGCGCCACACCGATCCGCACGTTTGCCTACGACTACGATCTGGCCGGCAACCGGACGAGTGCGGCGCTCAACGGCACGCCAACGAGCTACACGTACAACAACCGCAACCAGCTCACCAGCGACGGGACGCACACCTTCGGCTACGACAAGAACGGCAACCGGATCAGCGACGGCACGCTGAGCACGGTCTGGGACCGGGCCGGCCGGATGCTGTCGCACGACGGGCACGGCTACGCCTATGACGGTGAGGGACGACGCATCGCGCAGACGGCCGCCGGATCGACGACGCGCTACGTGCTGGACGTGCAGCGCGGGCTGCCGGCGGTGATCGGGGCGAAGGCGGGGTCGGATATCACGCACTACATGCACGGACCGCTGGGGATGTTCGCCCAGCGCAACCCCGACTCCTCATGGGACTGGATGCTGCACGACGGCTTGGGGAGCGTGCGCGGCGTGTTCGACGGGACGCTGCAGAGCGCGGCCGAGTACGATCCGTTTGGCGAACCGATTGTGGCGCCTATCGGGACCGCGTACGGCTTCACCGGTGAGCTGACCGACGGCAACGGGCTGGTGTATCTGCGCGCGCGGTATCTGGCGCCTTCGCTCGGCACGTTCGCCAGCCGCGATCCGTGGCGGGGGAGCGCCTCCGCGCCGCGCACGTGGAACGGCTACGCGTGGGTCGAGGGGAACGTCGTCAACCGGGTGGATGCGAGCGGGATGGCGGCGGGCATCGCGGCGTGTGAAAGCTCCGCACCGCTGATTGAAGCCCTCAAAACCACAGCGCGCTCTTCTACAGAATACGACGGAGTGTCCCACTACACGCGGGGCATCGGACTAAGCGCGACGATGCCTTTCCCTTACTCTGACGACGAAGACGATAAGACCCCGCTATTCCCGCTGACCACAGTAGAAACAAGGACGCCGGAACAGATGGAGAGAGACCGGAAACTGTGCGAAAAGTGGGCCAACGACATCAAGCGTCTGCTTGAGAATCTATTACGGCGGATTAGCGACATGCGTCTTGATCGGCACAACCTGTGGGACATAAGGCTCCTGGATCCTCCTCAAAACAGCAGGATCATTAACGGCAAGTACGTGGGGACATGGAAAGGACACAGAGATCAAGCTGTAGGGTTGAAGTCAGGTATCGAGACTCGTATTGAAACGTTCAAGAACGGCCCGCCTCATGCTCCTCCGTGCCGAGATCCGGACAATCATGTGTCATCTACCCAGTCGGTGTTGGCTACTATCGATATCGAGGCTGTTATTCCGGATCGGGTTGCACAGCAGGAGCAAAGCGACCAACCTCAAACGCCACCCGACCCGATCCCATTCCAACAAGTCCCTGTGGACCCTCTTTACATTCCTTGCGATGCAGCTTGTCAGCTCGCGCGGTGGCTGCTATTGATTGGTGCAGCAGGTGGACTGGCAGGTGGCGCAATACTACGTGTGCAGTAG
- a CDS encoding RHS repeat-associated core domain-containing protein: MEAESRINTTGQGNRVEQRTGPKASPFTTRYLLDVQPGLVQVIRAIATTGFPLPDIQHYVHAPGGMRMASSTIEFWTSLLPDGLNSVRSEVRDSFIVDASGGYEPYGVPADVVGTFEQPFRFTGEMRDANALQYHRARYYAPSQGVWTAQDALETENRYNFANGNPVNRTDPSGYCAQPTQWWNPVDANCYYSAAGLAQRYSAGDPEAYQRWFDEFITWPWANLKLLEGLASSVDVTGAARQFLENAAIIPSLLLRDPETTLLALQIVACQNNIGVPAGLVGSVGSGAFPRPGVQPGLRVGPYVTVGLLGVLLAGLIVLPFAVPIGDTAQPDGSPEADCDPNCVVRGGVAAVGSFSAGYALRTSPPLIYGFSVQYPPGTRLGQLARAGLHNRQLSYARDLEVIAAGSGFGYRVSIPITTGYGPYHTAARR, translated from the coding sequence ATGGAGGCGGAATCTCGTATCAATACGACGGGCCAGGGCAATCGGGTTGAACAGCGCACCGGACCGAAGGCCAGTCCATTCACTACACGCTACCTGCTCGATGTACAGCCCGGCCTCGTGCAGGTGATCCGAGCCATTGCGACCACCGGTTTTCCGCTGCCGGACATTCAGCACTACGTCCACGCGCCGGGCGGGATGCGCATGGCATCCAGCACGATCGAATTCTGGACCAGCCTGCTGCCGGACGGCCTGAACAGCGTACGCAGCGAGGTGCGCGATTCGTTCATCGTCGACGCATCCGGCGGGTACGAACCGTACGGCGTGCCGGCGGATGTCGTCGGGACGTTCGAGCAGCCGTTCCGCTTCACCGGCGAGATGCGCGACGCGAACGCGCTGCAGTATCACCGCGCACGGTACTATGCGCCGTCACAGGGCGTGTGGACCGCCCAAGACGCACTCGAAACCGAGAATCGCTACAATTTTGCCAACGGGAACCCGGTCAATCGGACCGACCCCAGCGGCTATTGTGCGCAGCCCACGCAGTGGTGGAATCCCGTGGATGCGAACTGTTACTACTCGGCGGCTGGGCTGGCGCAGCGTTACAGTGCCGGCGATCCCGAAGCCTACCAGCGCTGGTTCGACGAATTCATCACATGGCCCTGGGCTAATCTCAAGCTGCTTGAAGGACTGGCTTCATCGGTCGACGTGACCGGCGCCGCTCGGCAGTTCCTGGAGAACGCGGCTATCATCCCCTCGCTCCTGCTGCGCGACCCGGAGACGACGCTGCTGGCGCTGCAGATCGTGGCGTGTCAGAACAACATTGGCGTTCCGGCAGGGTTGGTCGGATCGGTTGGTTCGGGTGCGTTTCCCCGCCCCGGTGTCCAGCCCGGGCTGCGGGTAGGGCCGTACGTCACGGTCGGTCTGTTGGGCGTCCTGCTGGCCGGGCTGATCGTCCTGCCGTTTGCCGTGCCGATTGGGGATACTGCCCAACCTGACGGGAGCCCAGAGGCAGATTGCGACCCCAACTGTGTCGTTCGAGGCGGAGTTGCCGCTGTAGGTAGTTTTTCTGCTGGATATGCGTTGCGTACTTCGCCGCCACTCATATACGGTTTCTCGGTGCAGTATCCGCCCGGAACGCGACTGGGGCAACTTGCCCGCGCAGGCCTCCACAACAGGCAGTTGAGCTATGCTCGTGATCTCGAAGTAATTGCTGCGGGGAGCGGCTTTGGCTATCGCGTCTCCATTCCGATCACCACTGGATACGGACCCTACCACACCGCTGCACGCAGATAG
- a CDS encoding single-stranded DNA-binding protein, whose translation MGTSINSQVTGFVGSDPQVRDVGEQRVASFSVAVSRKNRAGEKLTLWVRVNCWNKLADIATQYVRKGSLVQVSAEWLRPSAWTDQSGTAQASVDVDATRLVLLDRAENGDAGSDAGEDSNIPF comes from the coding sequence ATGGGTACCAGCATCAATTCGCAGGTGACGGGGTTCGTCGGCAGTGATCCGCAGGTGCGTGACGTGGGTGAGCAGCGCGTGGCGTCGTTCTCGGTGGCGGTCAGCCGCAAGAACCGCGCCGGCGAGAAGCTGACGCTGTGGGTTCGGGTGAACTGCTGGAACAAGCTGGCCGACATCGCGACGCAGTACGTCCGGAAAGGCTCGCTGGTGCAGGTGAGCGCGGAGTGGCTGCGGCCGTCGGCGTGGACCGACCAGAGCGGCACGGCGCAGGCCAGCGTCGATGTGGACGCCACGCGGCTGGTCCTGCTGGACCGCGCAGAGAACGGCGATGCCGGCTCGGACGCGGGCGAGGACAGCAACATCCCGTTCTAG
- a CDS encoding PD40 domain-containing protein yields the protein MVPTATPNATFTPTPSPTPTATPTPAPTQTGGGGQIAYYGTCMRPDGMGFMNAICGLNVSGGDTFYLTGGVDPALASGNRVAVVVNSGSGQFASGGVYVFDSDDQGSTSTVVTSSGTYAEPAWSPDESKLAYAYRPNGSNTKYVVRTVNLNGTGVQTLTATTVNSRAPHWSAASGKIVYTADEGGDNEIWAMNADGSGKVQLTANSADDRDPRWSPDGTQIVFASNRDGNDEIYRMIADGSNAVRLTNNPVDDREPAWSLDGASVAFASNRLNAGSATAGSTYRIYTLRASDGLNVTQAADASARHPDWGIIGPPCDPFGGCTQSQTPPEE from the coding sequence ATGGTTCCGACCGCGACCCCTAACGCCACGTTCACCCCGACTCCCTCTCCGACCCCCACCGCGACGCCGACCCCCGCACCGACGCAGACCGGCGGGGGTGGGCAGATCGCGTATTACGGGACGTGCATGAGACCGGACGGCATGGGTTTTATGAACGCCATCTGCGGCCTGAACGTCTCCGGCGGCGATACGTTCTATCTGACCGGTGGTGTGGATCCGGCGCTCGCCAGCGGCAATCGGGTCGCGGTTGTCGTCAACTCCGGCAGCGGACAATTCGCGTCCGGCGGCGTGTACGTGTTCGACAGCGACGATCAGGGCAGCACCAGCACGGTCGTGACGTCCAGCGGCACGTACGCCGAGCCGGCGTGGTCGCCCGACGAGTCCAAGCTCGCCTACGCCTACCGCCCCAACGGATCGAACACCAAATACGTCGTCCGCACCGTCAACCTGAACGGCACCGGCGTGCAGACGCTCACCGCGACCACCGTCAACAGCCGCGCGCCGCACTGGTCGGCCGCCTCCGGCAAGATCGTGTACACCGCCGACGAAGGCGGGGACAACGAGATCTGGGCCATGAACGCCGACGGCAGCGGCAAGGTGCAGCTCACGGCCAACAGCGCCGACGACCGCGATCCGCGCTGGTCGCCGGACGGGACGCAGATCGTATTCGCCTCGAATCGCGACGGGAACGATGAGATCTACCGGATGATCGCGGACGGCTCGAACGCCGTGCGGCTGACGAACAACCCGGTGGATGATCGCGAGCCGGCGTGGTCGCTGGACGGGGCGAGCGTGGCGTTCGCGTCGAACCGGTTGAACGCCGGATCGGCCACGGCGGGGAGCACCTATCGTATTTACACGCTGCGGGCCTCGGACGGGCTGAACGTGACGCAGGCGGCGGATGCGTCGGCGCGCCATCCGGACTGGGGAATCATCGGTCCGCCGTGCGATCCGTTCGGTGGATGCACCCAGTCGCAGACCCCGCCGGAGGAGTGA